Proteins encoded by one window of Fusobacterium necrogenes:
- a CDS encoding recombinase family protein has translation MIYGYCRISTKRQSLQRQIDNMKKYEKENDIKIDIFTEVYTGTETDRKVYQSLKKKLKSGDTLIFDSVSRMSRNAEEGVQEYFELYKKGINLIFLKERYIDTEVYDRAKNQQIQKTGNRITDILLSAIEEVLRVIAEEQIEKAFQQSEKEVLDLRVRTSEALRIKKAEGVVLGRKEGSKIETKKAKEMKEKIKKLSKSFGGSLKDIEVIEILKINRNTYFKYKKELKEI, from the coding sequence ATGATTTATGGTTATTGCAGAATTTCTACTAAACGCCAGAGTTTACAACGTCAAATTGATAATATGAAAAAGTATGAAAAAGAAAATGATATTAAAATAGATATATTTACAGAGGTTTATACGGGTACTGAAACAGATAGAAAAGTATATCAGAGTTTAAAGAAAAAATTAAAAAGTGGAGATACATTAATATTTGATTCTGTTAGTAGAATGAGTAGAAATGCAGAAGAGGGAGTACAAGAGTATTTTGAGCTATATAAAAAGGGAATAAATCTTATATTTTTAAAAGAGAGATACATAGATACAGAGGTTTATGATAGAGCTAAAAATCAACAGATACAAAAGACAGGAAATAGAATAACAGATATTTTACTTAGTGCCATTGAGGAAGTATTGAGAGTAATAGCAGAGGAGCAAATAGAGAAAGCTTTTCAACAGTCTGAAAAAGAAGTATTAGACTTGAGAGTAAGGACAAGTGAAGCACTAAGAATAAAAAAAGCTGAGGGAGTTGTATTAGGAAGAAAAGAAGGCTCAAAGATAGAAACAAAAAAAGCTAAGGAAATGAAAGAAAAAATTAAAAAGCTTTCTAAGAGTTTTGGGGGAAGTCTTAAAGATATTGAGGTTATAGAGATATTAAAAATAAATAGAAATACATATTTCAAATATAAGAAAGAACTTAAAGAAATTTAA